Proteins co-encoded in one Aspergillus fumigatus Af293 chromosome 6, whole genome shotgun sequence genomic window:
- a CDS encoding ribosome biosynthesis protein MAK16: MSSDEIVWQVINQQFCSYKLKTTKGQNFCRNEYNVSGLCNRQSCPLANSRYATVRSDPETGVMYLYMKTIERAHMPSKLWERIRLSSNYAKALEQLDERLIYWPKFLIHKCKQRLTRLTQVAIRMRKIAKEEERLGEKIVPKLAPKIRRREETRERKAESAAKVERAIERELIERLRSGAYGDRPLNVEEGIWKKVLRGLERTGEGERDEDLDDGEEIEDEEEEGVGEVEYVSDLEDDEDLEDIEDWLGGDSADDSSDYDDDEEDEDSDEESGSEEASSDEETKKPKPGAKRKRAAPQVKPRKRGPRVEIEYETEGAGKESILA; this comes from the exons ATGTCTTCCGACGAGATTGTCTGGCAGGTTATCAACCAGCAGTTCTGCTCCTACAAGCTCAA GACAACTAAAGGCCAAAACTTCTGCCGCAATGAATACAATGTCAGCGGTCTCTGCAATCGGCAGTCCTGCCCGCTGGCCAACTCCCGGTACGCTACCGTGCGGTCGGATCCGGAGACCGGCGTCATGTACCTGTACATGAAGACGATCGAACGAGCCCACATGCCCAGCAAGCTCTGGGAGCGGATCAGATTATCGTCCAACTACGCCAAGGCGCTCGAGCAGCTCGACGAGCGGCTGATCTACTGGCCCAAGTTTCTAATTCATAAGTGCAAGCAGCGTCTCACGCGGCTGACGCAGGTGGCTATTCGGATGCGGAAGATCGCTAAGGAGGAAGAGCGGCTGGGTGAGAAGATTGTGCCGAAGCTGGCGCCTAAGATCCGGCGGAGGGAGGAGACGAGAGAGCGCAAGGCGGAGTCTGCGGCCAAGGTTGAGCGGGCGATTGAGCGTGAGCTGATTGAGCGGTTACGGAGCGGCGCGTACGGTGACCGGCCGCTTAATGTTGAGGAGGGGATCTGGAAAAAGGTCCTGCGCGGTCTGGAGCGCACAGGTGAGGGTGAGCGggatgaggatctcgacGACGGTGAAGAgattgaggatgaagaggaagagggcgTTGGTGAGGTGGAGTATGTCAGTGAtcttgaggacgacgaggatctcGAGGATATCGAGGACTGGTTGGGTGGAGACTCGGCCGACGACTCGAgtgattatgatgatgacgaggaggatgaggacagTGACGAGGAGAGCGGCTCAGAGGAGGCGTCCAGCGATGAGGAGACAAAGAAACCCAAGCCTGGGGCCAAGAGAAAGCGTGCTGCACCACAAGTGAAGCCTCGGAAGAGGGGTCCTCGGGTCGAGATCGAATACGAAACCGAAGGAGCGGGCAAGGAGAGCATCCTGGCTTAG
- a CDS encoding putative MFS sugar transporter, translating into MAVKDVEVPLDDHKEVAEEMDDIQNDLKSEAFNEAAMDAELQQLEAQLGSVKQSRLELTFANPAYFTYVLVAFASMGGLLSGLDQSLISGANLTMPKALHLSASQASLVNAGMPLGAVGGALILGPCNEFLGRRMAIIVSCILYTIGAGLEAGAINFGMMFGGRFVLGMGVGLEGGTVPVYVAESVPGKIRGNLVSLYQLNIAFGEVLGYAVAAMFFGVAGDWRYILGSSLVFSTILLVGMLFMPESPRYLMHKGRPVEAYGVWKRIRGFDSYESKEEFLGMRQAVAAENEEQANTKKWAWLDFFTNGRARRAMIYANIMVFLGQFTGVNAVMYYMGVLMTKIGFDDRTSVYMSLVGGGSLLIGTIPAVLYMERFGRRYWANVMLPGFFIGLVLVGAGYTIDYKTYPATAEGLYLTGIILYMGFFGSYACLTWVIPAEVFPTYLRSYGMTTADANLFLCSFIVTYNFTAMMNSMTRIGLTLGFYGGIAVLGWFYQVLFMPETKNKSLEEIDELFSKPTSVIVKQNIKSTVEIMRDLSHLRFRKVFSPSPRL; encoded by the exons ATGGCTGTTAAAGATGTTGAGGTTCCTCTCGACGACCACAAGGAGGTCGCcgaagagatggatgatATTCAAAATGACCTCAAGTCCGAGGCTTTCAACGAAGCTGCCATGGATGCTGagctccagcagctggaagCACAGCTCGGCAGCGTAAAACAGTCTCGGCTTGAGCTCACTTTCGCCAACCCCGCTTACTTCACTTACGTTCTGGTCGCCTTTGCGTCTATGGGTGGTCTACTCTCTGGTCTGGATCAGTCGTTGATCAGCGGTGCGAACCTCACCATGCCCAAGGCTTTGCATCTGTCCGCCTCGCAAGCTAGTTTGGTCAACGCCGGTATGCCACTTGGTGCCGTCGGTGGTGCCCTGATCCTTGGTCCATGCAACGAGTTCCTTGGTCGGCGCATGGCCATCATTGTCTCCTGCATCCTTTACACTATCGGTGCTGGACTCGAAGCCGGCGCCATCAACTTTGGCATGATGTTCGGCGGCCGATTCGTTCTTGGCATGGGTGTCGGTCTTGAGGGTGGTACTGTCCCTGTCTACGTCGCCGAGTCTG TCCCCGGTAAGATCCGTGGTAACCTGGTCTCTTTGTATCAGTTGAACATTGCTTTTGGTGAGGTCCTCGGCTATGCAGTTGCCGCGATGTTCTTTGGTGTCGCCGGCGACTGGCGCTACATTCTCGGCTCTTCCCTGGTCTTCTCAACCATCCTTCTGGTCGGTATGCTCTTCATGCCTGAGAGCCCCCGTTACCTGATGCACAAGGGAAGACCGGTCGAGGCGTATGGTGTGTGGAAGCGCATTCGCGGCTTCGACTCTTAcgagtccaaggaggaatttCTGGGCATGCGTCAAGCTGTCGCCGCGGAGAACGAAGAACAAGCCAACACGAAGAAGTGGGCTTGGCTGGACTTTTTCACTAATGGCCGGGCTCGCCGCGCCATGATCTACGCCAACATCATGGTATTCCTCGGTCAATTTACGGGTGTGAACGCAGTTATGTACTACATGGGTGttctgatgacgaagatCGGCTTCGATGACCGTACCAGTGTCTATATGTCGCTCGTTGGAGGTGGATCCCTGTTGATCGGTACTATTCCCGCAGTGCTGTACATGGAGCGGTTCGGTCGACGCTACTGGGCCAACGTTATGCTTCCTGGTTTCTTCATCGGTCTGGTGCTCGTGGGAGCAGGCTACACCATCGACTACAAGACCTATCCGGCCACGGCTGAAGGTCTCTATTTGACCGGTATCATCCTTTACATGGGGTTCTTCGGCTCCTATGCCTGCTTGACCTGGGTCATTCCCGCCGAGGTCTTCCCCACTTATCTCCGGAGTTACGGCATGACCACTGCGGACGCCAACCTCTTCCTGTGCTCCTTCATCGTCACCTACAACTTTACCGCGATGATGAATTCGATGACTCGTATCGGTCTCACGCTCGGTTTCTACGGAGGTATCGCCGTCCTGGGTTGGTTCTACCAGGTCCTCTTCATGCCCGAGACCAAGAACAAGTCcctcgaggagattgacgagCTTTTCTCCAAGCCTACCTCTGTTATCGTCAAACAGAACATCAAGAGCACTGTCGAGATCATGCGCGACCTGTCTCACTTGCGCTTCAGAAAGGTCTTTAGCCCTAGTCCTAGGCTGTAG
- a CDS encoding mannose-ethanolamine phosphotransferase GPI13, with the protein MASTPASGAGYDCPSSKGPRPTTGSSPGTSSPRASEPRPGRTTKAQVDKTKEFERAFTIKHLGILAVFGWILLLHVAGTYFFTKGFLLTRMVLEDKSACDVLPFDDSSSSASKGKQGCWHEKSFDKAIVITIDALRYDFTIPFAPESESETAHLFHNNIPVLYETAVKSPENAFLLPFIADPPTTTLQRLKGLTTGTLPTFVDAGSNFAGTAIDEDNLVAQLYAAGKTLVHLGDDTWHALFPGYFDADLTRPFDSFNVWDLHTVDNGVNDHLFPLLHPENSTKWDVIFGHYLGVDHAGHRYGPDHPAMAAKLREMDQVVRDIIARLDDKTLLVVMSDHGMDSKGDHGGESNDEVEAALWMYSKKPIFGRTSTETANPPRTARERFVPQIDLVPTLSLLLGMPIPFNNLGSPIEEAFVGVGGNGWKNFATVNRLTSAQIRRYQHEYTSSHGADAAQSLGSEELWEAAESAWQKLPRAGKSNVAASRSASELHRQYQRHVLHICRGLWAKFDVPSMLQGVGILFAAIVLLVFYARGITAARTELTGSLLSSVGVGSVLGAVTGACLSYSRMLSARAVESSALLAAVGSIVGASWAIFGKSGRIVLPLPNSLWGWLAILFTVSQSMGFASNSYTIWEDEILLFFLSTFGVVAGASSMRQKSTADRVLGVYHSILFVILGRIASFSRLCREEQMPFCRSTYYASTTSSTSAPWQLVIPFLVTLTLPAVVRSFYAGSKSYEGAATLWIGFAFRFGLFVTSIFWTLEAADDSEWGLLSKETLKTIRVFFAQVVLALAFAAGTTAFVYTKPCVSISVSQGGAESEGREPARKTVTILGFGNVYGTRAFLLVVNFCLAIILMQKPMGQGAIGLLLWQILSLLEILDTNGLVMGNSAIGPVVLGLLGSFHFFKTGHQATLTSIQWETAFIPLSSVQYPWSPILVILNTFGAQILTAIAVPLTVLWKRPLQLHDSSSSTTSSTPATRILSDVAQAAATYILYFATINLATTMWAGHLRRHLMLYRIFCPRFMMGAAVLGVVDIVLILFSVTSVRFSILSVAEIFGW; encoded by the exons ATGGCGTCAACGCCAGCCTCCGGGGCCGGCTACGATTGTCCGAGCTCCAAAGGCCCGCGACCTACAACAGGTTCTTCCCCTGGAACATCTTCGCCGCGGGCTTCCGAGCCCAGGCCAGGAAGGACGACTAAGGCGCAGGTGGACAAGACGAAGGAATTTGAGCGCGCCTTCACAATAAAACATTTAGGAATACTGGCTGTTTTCGGTTGGATACT GCTTTTGCATGTCGCTGGCACATATTTTTTTACGAAGGGTTTCCTTCTCACTCGGATGGTCTTGGAAGATAAATCAGCTTGCGACGTTCTTCCTTTCGACGATTCGTCTTCGTCAGCAAGTAAAGGGAAACAAGGATGCTGGCATGAAAAGTCATTTGACAAGGCTATTGTGATCACTATAGATGCATTGCGGTATGACTTTACTATACCTTTCGCACCAGAATCGGAAAGTGAAACAGCGCACCTGTTTCATAACAATATACCAGTTTTGTACGAAACAGCTGTCAAGTCTCCTGAAAACGCTTTTTTGCTTCCATTCATTGCAGATCCGCCGACCACGACGTTGCAACGACTCAAAGGGCTGACAACGGGCACTCTACCTACATTCGTGGATGCTGGCTCCAACTTTGCCGGAACGGCAATCGATGAAGATAACCTCGTTGCGCAGCTATATGCGGCAGGGAAGACCCTGGTCCATCTTGGAGACGATACCTGGCACGCTCTTTTCCCGGGCTACTTCGACGCCGATCTGACACGCCCTTTTGATTCATTTAATGTTTGGGACTTGCACACGGTTGACAATGGAGTCAACGATCATCTTTTCCCGCTGTTGCATCCTGAAAACTCCACGAAATGGGATGTAATTTTCGGTCATTATCTCGGCGTCGATCATGCCGGGCACCGATACGGACCAGACCACCCGGCTATGGCCGCAAAACTCCGCGAGATGGACCAAGTCGTTCGAGACATCATTGCCAGACTAGATGACAAGACACTTTTGGTGGTCATGAGTGATCACGGAATGGACTCCAAGGGCGACCACGGAGGCGAATCCAACGATGAAGTTGAGGCGGCTCTCTGGATGTATTCCAAGAAGCCAATCTTCGGCCGTACGAGTACGGAGACTGCTAATCCTCCAAGAACTGCACGGGAACGCTTCGTTCCCCAGATAGATCTCGTACCCACTCTGTCACTTCTTCTGGGGATGCCAATCCCATTCAATAACCTTGGTTCTCCGATTGAGGAGGCTTTCGTTGGAGTTGGGGGTAACGGATGGAAGAATTTTGCCACAGTAAACCGCCTGACCTCTGCACAAATAAGACGGTATCAGCACGAGTATACATCCTCGCACGGTGCGGATGCAGCCCAGTCACTTGGATCCGAGGAGCTCTGGGAGGCTGCAGAGAGCGCCTGGCAGAAGCTCCCCAGAGCCGGTAAATCGAATGTGGCAGCTTCGCGTTCGGCTTCTGAATTGCATCGCCAGTACCAGCGGCACGTCTTGCATATCTGCCGTGGGCTATGGGCGAAGTTTGATGTACCCAGCATGTTGCAGGGCGTTGGAATTCTTTTTGCAGCGATCGTCCTTCTCGTCTTCTACGCACGAGGTATCACAGCCGCCCGAACAGAACTCACTGGGTCTCTGCTCTCCTCCGTTGGGGTGGGATCCGTGTTGGGTGCTGTGACTGGAGCCTGCTTGTCTTACTCCCGTATGTTGTCTGCTCGAGCAGTCGAGtcttctgctctgctggcTGCCGTAGGAAGCATCGTTGGCGCATCGTGGGCCATTTTCGGCAAATCTGGGCGCATCGTGTTGCCTCTCCCCAATAGTCTTTGGGGATGGCTCGCAATTCTCTTCACAGTGTCCCAATCGATGGGCTTTGCATCGAACTCGTACACAATATGGGAGGATGAAAtcctcctgttcttccttTCCACCTTTGGAGTCGTCGCGGGTGCATCATCGATGCGGCAGAAGTCAACCGCGGACCGCGTGCTTGGTGTCTATCACTCAATCTTATTTGTGATTCTGGGCAGAATTGCGTCCTTCTCCCGCCTGTGCCGCGAAGAGCAGATGCCATTCTGCCGCTCCACTTATTATGCTTCCACGACATCCTCTACGTCTGCTCCTTGGCAACTTGTCATTCCCTTTCTCGTGACCCTCACCCTTCCGGCAGTTGTCCGGTCTTTCTATGCAGGCTCCAAATCCTATGAAGGAGCAGCGACATTGTGGATTGGCTTTGCGTTCCGGTTTGGCCTCTTTGTCACTTCCATATTCTGGACGCTCGAGGCTGCCGACGACAGTGAATGGGGCCTTTTAAGCAAGGAGACGCTGAAGACCATACGTGTATTCTTCGCTCAGGTTGTCCTAGCCCTTGCATTCGCCGCTGGAACCACCGCATTCGTTTACACCAAACCGTGCGTCAGCATAAGCGTCAGCCAAGGCGGCGCTGAATCCGAGGGTAGAGAACCGGCCAGAAAGACGGTGACTATCTTGGGATTCGGGAATGTTTATGGCACACGGGCTTTCCTTCTCGTCGTTAATTTCTGCCTGGCCATCATTCTCATGCAGAAACCGATGGGTCAAGGGGCGATCGGCCTGCTGCTGTGGCAGATCCTCTCTCTCCTGGAGATCCTTGACACGAATGGGCTTGTCATGGGCAACTCGGCCATCGGGCCTGTGGTCTTGGGTCTTCTTGGGTCGttccacttcttcaagaccGGACACCAGGCCACCCTCACCAGTATCCAATGGGAAACTGCGTTCATCCCTTTGTCTTCTGTTCAATATCCTTGGTCGCCGATTCTGGTCATCCTCAACACGTTCGGCGCGCAGATCCTCACTGCAATTGCTGTTCCGCTCACGGTGTTGTGGAAACGACCCCTCCAACTGCACGATAGCAGCTCGTCCACTACATCTAGCACGCCGGCCACCAGGATTCTGTCCGATGTGGCGCAAGCGGCCGCGACATATATTCTTTACTTTGCAACGATCAACCTCGCAACCACGATGTGGGCTGGCCACTTGCGCCGCCACCTCATGCTCTACCGGATCTTCTGCCCTCGATTCATGATGGGGGCGGCTGTTCTTGGTGTTGTGGATATTGTGTTGATATTATTCTCTGTGACTAGCGTACGGTTCAGCATATTGAGTGTGGCCGAAATCTTTGGCTGGTAG
- a CDS encoding mRNA-binding protein PUF3 — protein sequence MASAMAANSTTVHNVRSNRATNMSGSSMNSDRSRGPHAGMGKGFGAGKSSWNTNIWGDSNLKSGFDDQNLAETGFEGKSGSGSLLPSSESDGWSSRPNLPWNTVNTTSASLSRGQNNGMTASPISTRPNDRSAPALSDTVDSTSYFSIPRSSGIGSSSGGGNHKTYLNAGADGISPCGDGLSFGNFGGLRSGDGRRHPNSSAFGGSPVGTGFPMKQGFTTLDTTRPDEITGSLTMSSLPQALPDTMSQPLARNGFAHASHNSASITSQRPTHASHPSFHSESQGFEGRFGGSSMDLSAEINTLQLNEGGFSGHPVSRPPYLSHSSYDGSLQRFKYQSAADESSYEAVGGYAGDGLSELPLGHHAGRSRLGEGSLSPTDLARMESTFYSALEAGAVPGSHYRNGSATRLSENQALALERKLRAMQHDQDLAHGAANSLQRIPYNTPAYDLAGYQAARLNALSGFYPVAQLGGLGSAGIIPRGHRDQDPAQVVRSPLLEEFRANSKGNKRYELKDIYNHIVEFSGDQHGSRFIQQKLETANSDEKEQVFREIQPNCLQLMTDVFGNYVVQKLFEHGNQSQKKILANQMKGHVLALSTQMYGCRVVQKALEHILTDQQASMVKELENHVLKCVRDQNGNHVIQKAIERVPSQYVQFIINAFKGQVSRLAAHPYGCRVIQRMLEHCEEVDRESILAELHACTAHLIPDQFGNYVIQHVIENGEEKDRSRMINVVLSQLLMYSKHKFASNVVEKSIEFGEESQRQQIISTLTSANERGESPLLGLMRDQYGNYVIQKVLGQLKGEEREGLIDQIRPLLSQLKKFSYGKQIVAIEKLIFDSTTLGANSLPPASSTTPPHSHKSSPQPSKRLVNDVENSRAPVVGAAPPTPPPTDNQGHTHGPAESKNLAKSTVTSLSVSESASADSNGSVPVSAST from the exons ATGGCCTCTGCCATGGCAGCAAACTCAACCACGGTACATAAT GTACGATCAAACAGAGCTACGAACATGTCCGGATCGAGTATGAACAGTGACCGATCACGAGGGCCTCATGCAGGTATGGGCAAGGGTTTCGGGGCTGGAAAGTCAAGCTGGAATACCAACATCTGGGGCGACAGCAACCTGAAAAGTGGATTCGATG ACCAGAATCTTGCGGAAACTGGTTTCGAAGGAAAGTCAGGGTCAGGCTCCTTACTGCCTTCCTCTGAATCGGACGGATGGAGTAGTCGGCCGAATCTGCCCTGGAACACAGTGAACACAACATCGGCTTCCTTGTCCAGAGGGCAAAACAACGGCATGACTGCTTCACCCATTTCCACAAGGCCCAATGACAGGAGTGCACCCGCTCTGTCGGATACCGTCGATTCCACGTCATATTTCTCCATACCTAGATCTTCCGGAATTGGATCGTCCTCTGGAGGAGGGAATCACAAAACTTATCTGAACGCTGGAGCTGACGGGATCTCTCCATGTGGAGATGGGCTGTCATTCGGCAATTTTGGTGGGCTCCGGAGTGGCGACGGTAGACGGCATCCTAACTCCTCTGCCTTTGGAGGAAGCCCAGTTGGAACGGGTTTTCCCATGAAGCAAGGGTTTACCACTCTGGACACCACTCGGCCCGATGAGATAACTGGGTCTCTCACAATGTCTAGTTTACCACAGGCATTGCCAGACACCATGTCGCAGCCATTGGCTCGTAACGGTTTTGCGCATGCGTCCCATAACTCGGCATCAATCACATCTCAGAGACCCACCCACGCCTCTCACCCGTCGTTTCATTCTGAAAGCCAGGGATTCGAGGGTCGCTTTGGAGGCTCCTCCATGGACCTGAGTGCTGAAATCAATACGCTTCAGCTGAATGAAGGCGGCTTTTCGGGCCACCCAGTAAGCCGTCCGCCCTACCTGTCCCACTCGTCCTATGATGGGTCATTGCAACGCTTCAAATATCAGAGCGCTGCCGATGAATCCAGCTATGAAGCAGTCGGGGGATACGCGGGAGACGGTTTGTCCGAGTTGCCATTAGGACACCACGCCGGCCGATCCCGTCTCGGTGAAGGTTCACTTTCTCCCACAGATCTAGCGCGGATGGAGAGCACCTTTTATTCTGCTCTTGAGGCCGGCGCGGTCCCTGGGTCACATTATCGGAATGGGTCTGCCACCCGACTGAGTGAAAACCAGGCTCTAGCCTTGGAGCGGAAGTTGCGTGCTATGCAGCATGATCAGGATCTTGCCCACGGTGCTGCAAATTCTCTGCAACGTATTCCATATAATACTCCTGCGTACGATCTCGCGGGATATCAAGCGGCACGGCTCAACGCTTTGTCAGGATTCTATCCTGTCGCACAGCTTGGTGGACTGGGCTCCGCTGGTATCATCCCCAGGGGCCATCGTGATCAAGACCCTGCCCAAGTGGTACGGAGCCCGCTCTTGGAGGAGTTTCGAGCGAATAGCAAGGGAAATAAACGCTACGAACTCAAG GACATTTACAATCACATTGTTGAGTTCAGTGGCGATCAGCATGGTTCACGATTCATTCAACAGAAGCTGGAGACAGCGAATAGCGACGAGAAAGAGCAAGTGTTCCGCGAAATCCAGCCCAACTGCCTGCAGTTGATGACAGACGTGTTTGGCAACTACGTTGTCCAAAAGCTCTTCGAGCATGGCAACCAGTCCCAGAAAAAGATTCTTGCCAATCAGATGAAGGGCCATGTGCTTGCCCTGTCCACCCAGATGTATGGGTGTCGCGTTGTCCAAAAG GCGTTGGAACATATCCTTACCGACCAGCAGGCATCCATGGTcaaggagcttgagaacCACGTGCTTAAGTGTGTCCGTGACCAGAATGGTAACCATGTCATCCAGAAGGCCATTGAAAGAGTTCCATCTCAATACGtgcaattcatcatcaacgccttcAAGGGACAAGTGAGCAGGCTGGCCGCGCACCCATATGGATGCCGAGTCATCCAGCGCATGCTTGAGCATTGTGAAGAAGTAGACCGGGAATCCATCTTGGCTGAGCTTCATGCTTGCACTGCTCACCTTATCCCAGACCAATTCGGAAACTATGTCATTCAACACGTGATCGAAAATGGCGAAGAAAAGGATCGATCCCGTATGATCAACGTTGTACTGTCGCAACTGCTCATGTATTCGAAGCACAAATTTGCGAGCAATGTGGTCGAAAAGAGCATCGAATTTGGTGAAGAGTCGCAGCGTCAGCAGATCATTAGCACATTGACATCGGCGAACGAGAGAGGCGAGAGCCCTCTCTTGGGTTTGATGCGTGATCAGTACGGAAACTACGTTATTC AAAAGGTGCTTGGTCAGTTGAAGGgggaggaaagagagggtCTCATCGACCAAATCCGACCTTTGCTCAGCCAGCTTAAGAAATTCAGCTACGGAAAGCAGATCGTTGCCATCGAAAAGCTCATTTTCGATTCTACGACGCTGGGTGCTAATTCTCTGCCTCCCGCTTCGTCCACGACTCCTCCTCACTCCCACAAATCCTCCCCTCAGCCAAGCAAGCGCCTGGTCAACGATGTAGAGAACAGCCGGGCTCCTGTTGTCGGCGCGGCTCCGCCTACCCCTCCTCCCACCGACAACCAGGGTCATACACATGGTCCTGCTGAGTCGAAGAATCTTGCAAAAAGCACGGTGACTTCTTTGTCGGTATCTGAATCTGCATCTGCCGACTCCAATGGCTCTGTGCCAGTGTCCGCATCCACCTAA
- the cwc21 gene encoding U2-type spliceosomal complex subunit CWC21, which produces MSSNVGLSTPRGSGTSGYVQRNYAFMKPRNAGYGAPYPPVSGANANDSSRGFKQRQPDKQILEHDRRRAVEVKVMEERERLEEENERIEQEGKGKGEGEGKVLSEEEIEERCEALRARLLKEMEEEENRKGDAADGERDEGRERRGWKRGPRDRERDLPPRERRQFKTYQVHELAEAKIEESERFKKALGIREDTETGEISSGRKDYEPRKRDRERY; this is translated from the coding sequence ATGTCCTCAAACGTCGGCCTCTCCACCCCCCGCGGAAGCGGTACATCAGGCTACGTCCAACGCAACTACGCCTTCATGAAGCCGCGCAATGCAGGCTACGGCGCGCCGTACCCGCCCGTTTCAGGCGCAAATGCCAACGATTCTAGCCGTGGGTTCAAGCAGCGGCAGCCCGATAAGCAGATTTTGGAGCATGATCGGCGGCGTGCGGTTGAGGTGAAGGTTatggaggagagggagaggcttgaggaggagaacgagCGGATTGAGCAGGAGGGTAAAGGCAAAGGCGAGGGCGAAGGGAAGGTGTtgtcggaggaggagattgaggagcGGTGTGAGGCGCTCAGGGCgaggttgttgaaggagatggaggaggaggagaatcgCAAGGGTGATGCGGCAGATGGTGAGAGGGATGAGGGGAGGGAGCGCAGGGGGTGGAAGCGTGGGCCTAGGGATAGGGAGCGTGATCTGCCGCCGAGAGAGAGGAGGCAGTTCAAGACGTATCAGGTGCATGAGCTTGCGGAGGCGAAGATTGAGGAGAGTGAGCGGTTTAAGAAGGCGTTGGGGATTCGGGAGGATACGGAGACGGGGGAGATCTCGAGCGGGAGGAAGGATTACGAACCCAGGAAGAGGGATAGAGAGCGTTATTGA